Proteins from a single region of Novosphingobium sp. CECT 9465:
- a CDS encoding 3-methyl-2-oxobutanoate dehydrogenase (2-methylpropanoyl-transferring) subunit alpha, protein MTSDAFAGRARGNLPPLSLHVPEPKFRPGDTVDYSHIAIPPAGAQPRPDEQCAAAETHALCLDMVRVLDEDNLAVGPWDPRLDAETLRRMLRTMALTRAFDDRMYRGQRQGKTSFYMKCTGEEATSVAPAMALAHDDMVFPSYRQQGILISRGYPLVEMINQIYSNRADKLKGRQLPIMYSAREASFFTISGNLATQYPQAVGWAMASAIKGDTRISATWIGEGSTAEGDFHSAMTFAAVYNAPVIFNVVNNQWAISSFSGFAGAERTTFAARAIGYGIAGIRVDGNDPLAVYAATEWAANRARSNAGPTLIEHFTYRAEGHSTSDDPGQYRSAHEREEWPLGDPINRLKKHLIALGEWSEERHEAMDRELVDEVKAATREAEKNGILGHGLHHPFHTMFEDVFEELPWHLKEQSEQAIRERRIKWPEWKES, encoded by the coding sequence ATGACGAGTGACGCTTTCGCAGGCAGGGCGCGCGGCAATCTGCCGCCGCTGTCGCTGCACGTGCCTGAGCCGAAATTCCGGCCCGGCGACACAGTGGATTATTCGCATATTGCGATTCCGCCCGCCGGAGCACAGCCCCGGCCGGACGAGCAATGTGCGGCGGCCGAAACACATGCGCTCTGTCTCGACATGGTGCGGGTGCTGGATGAAGATAACCTTGCGGTAGGTCCCTGGGATCCAAGGCTTGATGCCGAAACGCTGCGCCGGATGCTGCGCACGATGGCGCTGACCCGCGCCTTCGATGACCGGATGTATCGCGGGCAACGTCAAGGCAAGACCAGCTTCTACATGAAATGCACCGGCGAGGAGGCGACCTCGGTCGCGCCTGCCATGGCACTGGCGCATGATGACATGGTGTTCCCAAGCTATCGCCAGCAAGGCATCCTCATTTCGCGCGGGTATCCCCTGGTCGAGATGATCAACCAGATATATTCGAACCGCGCCGACAAGTTGAAAGGCCGCCAGTTGCCGATCATGTATTCGGCACGCGAAGCCTCGTTCTTCACGATCAGCGGCAACCTTGCCACGCAATATCCGCAGGCCGTGGGCTGGGCGATGGCCAGCGCGATCAAGGGCGACACCCGGATTTCCGCTACGTGGATCGGCGAGGGATCGACCGCCGAGGGGGACTTTCATTCGGCAATGACCTTTGCCGCCGTCTACAACGCGCCGGTCATCTTCAACGTCGTCAACAACCAGTGGGCGATTTCCAGCTTTTCGGGCTTTGCCGGGGCTGAGCGCACGACCTTTGCCGCGCGCGCCATCGGTTATGGCATTGCCGGAATCCGGGTTGATGGCAACGATCCGCTGGCAGTCTACGCCGCGACCGAATGGGCCGCCAACCGCGCGCGCTCCAATGCCGGCCCCACGTTGATCGAACACTTCACCTACCGCGCCGAAGGGCATTCCACCTCGGACGATCCGGGCCAGTACCGTTCCGCCCATGAACGTGAGGAATGGCCGCTGGGCGATCCGATCAACCGCCTCAAGAAGCATCTGATCGCGCTGGGTGAATGGTCCGAAGAACGGCACGAAGCGATGGATCGAGAACTGGTGGACGAAGTGAAGGCCGCGACCAGGGAGGCCGAGAAGAACGGCATTCTTGGCCACGGTCTGCACCACCCGTTCCACACCATGTTCGAGGACGTGTTCGAGGAACTGCCGTGGCATCTCAAGGAGCAGAGCGAGCAGGCGATCCGCGAGCGCCGGATCAAGTGGCCCGAATGGAAAGAGTCATGA